TGCTCTGTTAGGTGCAAAATCAAATACATAACATTCTTCTTTTATTATTTCTGATGTACCGTCGGGATTGCTTATTGTCCAAGGCGATTGAACTCTAAAAGCCGCTTGAAAGTATGTTTCAGGACTTGAAGAGTTACGAAGCATAAAAATACCGGTCCACGGTTTTACGGTAACACCTGTTGTTAATTTACCACAAGAGAGGGTAATAGTTTTTGTTTCCAAAGGATTATCCATTGCTTTATAAACCGGTGGTAATGCTTCAACTCCTATGCCTGCCTTCGTACCTGCTGCAACAATAATTTCATAGTCATGCCAAAAGGTATTTTGTCGTTGTTGCATTAGGTTTCGCATAGCATAAGCCGAAGCAACACTTGGCAAAAACCAAAATGTATGAGTTAGAATATTTTTTAAACGAGCATCAGAAAAAGGCATTGGTGGCTTTTTAGCTCCCATTTTTAAATTATCAATGGTTGTTTCTTGATAACTACCGCGAATTAAGTCTAACCACTTTTGGACATCACTTTCTAATTTAAATTTTGCATTATTTCCATCTCCTTCGGCTGCAAAGAAAACATTCAGGTCAAATTCATTAAATTCACCTCCGAGTGCAATTTCTCTAATCGCATCCGGCATTTGATAAGTTAGCATTACCATTCTTGGTAAAGAAGCATAAGGATTATTCTCTCCTTTCCATTCTTCTTTTTCTCTTTGTTCATCAGAATATGTCCAGTTGAATATTTGCTCTTCTATAAATTCACCCGAAGTTATGGCTCTAAATGGAGTACCTGAAAGATATAAAAAGGCATCTGTGGTAATTGGTAAAATATCCTCATCAAACTCTTTAACATCTCCCGTTTCTAAAATATTTTCTTTTTCTTCGCTTTCAAAAAGGTCTTTGGCATTCTCTCGCCATGCTCCGTAATGATATTCATCAAAAATTACACAATCCCAATTTATTGCATGAACCCACTCATTTTTTGTTTTTATTCCGCCTGTTGAACTGTTTCTTCCAAGAAAATCCTGAAACGAACCAAAACAAACAAAAGGCCTTGTTTTATCTGCTTCTTCGTATGACAAACTGTTACGCGAAATAAATTGCCAATCTTCAAAATCAATATGTGTCATTAAATCTTCTTCCCAAGCACTTTGAACAGCAGGTTTAAAAGTTAGTACAAGTATCTTTTTCCAACCTTGTTTTTTTGCTAATTGGTACGAAGCAAATGTTTTACCAAAACGCATTTTAGCATTCCACAGAAAACGTGGAGTTTTATTTTTATTTTCAGGTTCTTTATTAAAACTCTCAAAATATTGAATGGTTTTATTTACTGCTTCCTCTTGTTCAGGTCGCATCTTGAAATTAAGACTACGATTTTCTTCGTTAAGTTCATTATTTTGAACTGCTATTATTGCAGCTTTAACATCTCTAACTTTACATTTAAACCATTCACCATCAGTATTTATTATGCCTTTTTTGCGTAAATATTTATGTATATCGTGGTCGGTAAATGAAGTACCGTCATTTCGTATTGCCGGTTCAATAAGAACAATTTCATATCTTGAATGAGTTGCCCCAATTTGTTCTTCAATCCGCTCCTGAGCAGAACGAGTTGTATACCCAATTTTTAGTTGACCATCACGGGAAGTATCGTTTGGTAAAGTATAAGCATAAATGGTTGGTTTTGCTTCCGGTCGCTTTGGAAAGAAGTTGTTTTTACTCATTTTTTTCCTTTTTTGTATCTGTGTTAATAACGATATTCCAATAACCACCGAGCTTAGCGCCCTTTCGTTCAATAATTTTCATATCTTTTAGTTTTTTTATGTAATTTTCAATCGTTCTTGACGATTTATTTAATATCTCCGCCATTTTAACCGCCGTAATATCAGGTTTCTGTTCAATAAGTTTTAGCACTTCTATAAGCATGGGTGACAGATTTTCCCGAAATCCTTCCGAATTCTTTCCGAAATCTTTCCGAAATTCTTCCGAATTCTCATTATAAAGAGGCGTGTTAAAATAAAAAACCATTCTGATGAAATTATCCAAAAATATAAAAGAGTCCCGCGTGTATGATTGCAGGATACGGGGAACACCTGAACCGAGATGCTCTACTAACTCCAGATCTCTGAAAATACGCATTAACTCCTTATTGCGAGGGATAGAAACGCCTTTAAAGAAATCGTTTTGTGTCATCCCTTCGGGCAGAGAACCGTAGGAGGTTATTTCAAGCCTGTCTGAGAATATTTCAAATTTCGGGGGCACTTCTGTGGAGTAATCATTATGAACAATGGCATTTACCACAGCTTCGCGAATGGCTACACTATCCCACATGCGCCGTTCTATTCTCTGTTTAGGTGTTATTTTTGCCGATGTTTTATTCTCCACCTCCAACTTATCCAAAATGCTTTTTGTTGCTTTTACCAATGAGCAGTAGCCGTATTCGTTATTTTCAATTAAATCAACCCGATCGGTACCTGCATATTTTGCCAATTTTATCGACATGCCGTTTCTATCGGACAACAAGTAAGCAACATAATTATATTTGTTGTTTTCGGCAAGAAGCTCCAGGTTTTGTGCAAAATTTTCATTTAGCGTAAGTCCTTGTGCTTCGTAGTAAATTTTTAATTGTTCAAAGCTTAAATCCTGCTTGCGTGAGATAATATTACCTATGGAGTTTCGTGTGCGTTTGGAAAAATATTCTTCAATTATTTTCACGGGCATGGGCTCGGCGGCAGAGCCCACACGGATAAAGCAGCCCTTTTCGCTCATACATTTTTTGGCAATATAATAGGGCTTTTCCGAACCGCTTGCCACAATGATTTTTATTATCTCTTTACCTTGAGCGGTTTCTTCCACCACATCAAAAAGCCCCATACACGAAGGTTTGATATTGTTTTTTAAGCGGTCTTTTATT
This genomic interval from Bacteroidales bacterium contains the following:
- a CDS encoding DEAD/DEAH box helicase family protein, whose protein sequence is MSKNNFFPKRPEAKPTIYAYTLPNDTSRDGQLKIGYTTRSAQERIEEQIGATHSRYEIVLIEPAIRNDGTSFTDHDIHKYLRKKGIINTDGEWFKCKVRDVKAAIIAVQNNELNEENRSLNFKMRPEQEEAVNKTIQYFESFNKEPENKNKTPRFLWNAKMRFGKTFASYQLAKKQGWKKILVLTFKPAVQSAWEEDLMTHIDFEDWQFISRNSLSYEEADKTRPFVCFGSFQDFLGRNSSTGGIKTKNEWVHAINWDCVIFDEYHYGAWRENAKDLFESEEKENILETGDVKEFDEDILPITTDAFLYLSGTPFRAITSGEFIEEQIFNWTYSDEQREKEEWKGENNPYASLPRMVMLTYQMPDAIREIALGGEFNEFDLNVFFAAEGDGNNAKFKLESDVQKWLDLIRGSYQETTIDNLKMGAKKPPMPFSDARLKNILTHTFWFLPSVASAYAMRNLMQQRQNTFWHDYEIIVAAGTKAGIGVEALPPVYKAMDNPLETKTITLSCGKLTTGVTVKPWTGIFMLRNSSSPETYFQAAFRVQSPWTISNPDGTSEIIKEECYVFDFAPNRALSQVADYACRLNVNESNPEKNVAEFIHFLPVLAYDGSSMRQVDAAGVLDIAMSGTTATLLARRWESALLVNVDNATLARLMNNEEALNALMSIEGFRNLNQDIETIINKSESVKKTKKEANDEKLSKKEKKQLTDEEKEYKSLRKKIQDKLIKFATRIPVFMYLTDYRERSLKDVITQLEPGLFKKVTGLDVKDFELLVSLGVFNNSLMNDAVYKFKRYEDASLEYIGINKHQGEEVGLYDTVLSSDDYIELVENE
- a CDS encoding putative DNA binding domain-containing protein, with the translated sequence MSENNRIEYKRELTADLEKEVVAFLNSREGGHIYIGIDNSGAVYDLTDSDSVQLKIKDRLKNNIKPSCMGLFDVVEETAQGKEIIKIIVASGSEKPYYIAKKCMSEKGCFIRVGSAAEPMPVKIIEEYFSKRTRNSIGNIISRKQDLSFEQLKIYYEAQGLTLNENFAQNLELLAENNKYNYVAYLLSDRNGMSIKLAKYAGTDRVDLIENNEYGYCSLVKATKSILDKLEVENKTSAKITPKQRIERRMWDSVAIREAVVNAIVHNDYSTEVPPKFEIFSDRLEITSYGSLPEGMTQNDFFKGVSIPRNKELMRIFRDLELVEHLGSGVPRILQSYTRDSFIFLDNFIRMVFYFNTPLYNENSEEFRKDFGKNSEGFRENLSPMLIEVLKLIEQKPDITAVKMAEILNKSSRTIENYIKKLKDMKIIERKGAKLGGYWNIVINTDTKKEKNE